ATTCCTCagtcagggcagaggaggggccTCTCTCATGTGTGAATCCACTGGTGCTTGAGGAGAAATAAGGAGCTGGTcagaaacctcttcctgcattggtcacactcatagggcctctccccagtgtggtTTCTCTGGTGGACAGTCAGGTGGGAGATCtggatgaagctcttcccacataCAGGACACTCATAGGGGTGTTCCCCCATGTGGATCCTTTGATGGACAATGCGGGTGCTGATCTGGCTGGAGCTCTgcccacactcaggacactcATTGGacctctccccggtgtggatgtGTCTGGTGAGGGTGGAGTTTTCCTTGAAGCATATTCCGCAGTCGGGGTAGCAAAAGGGCCTCTCATCCATGTGAATCTGCTGGTGCTTGAGGAgatgggagctgctctgagacCTCTTCCCACATTtatcacactcgtagggcctctccccagtgtggtTCCTCTGGTGGATGATCAGGGAGGAGCTTGACCTGAATCTCTTCTGACACCCCCTACACCCGTAGAGCTGTTCCCCGGTGTGGATTCCCCAGAGACGGATCAGGTTGGATCCCTGGCTGAAGCTCTCTCCACATTTAGAGCACTTctggggcttctccccatcatGAAGCTGCTCATGGAGCCCCAGCTCCAAGCTCTGGAAGCATCTCCAGCCACATCCCTGGCCAAGGGTGCATCTTTCCTCCTTGGATCCCAAGATCTGcatttgcagcccctcctcatggAGGATCTCCAGGGATTTTCCTCCCCGTTGGATTCCTGCACCGTGGAGTTGCTCACAACAGCctcttccatgaggttctgctgTGGGAATTTCTCCTCCCTGGtctccatcctcagctccttttctggaggaggaagggcaaggagaggatgggatttgtCTCCACaccacagggaaggagaaggagatcCCCTAGTGCATCCCTGGCAGGACGGCGTTGGCAGTGGGGTTGTCCTTCAGCTGGGGGCCAGTGTAAGAGTCGGTCAAAAAAGGcccctcatctgcctcatgaCTGTCAGAAGCCGAGACCCCCACGGACCCTGGGTCGCAGCACAGGAATTCTGGCCTGATCGAGGTGGGACTcaagtttctccctgcaggtgcacccATTGGACCAAAACGCCCTCCTCAGAGACCtgtgcatgaaacaatgggggcTGTTACggttcctgggctgtgtttgcgGAGGggtatttgcattttctgtatCGACCGTACTTGCTGTCAAGGATCGGGCAACCACCCCTTCTATTGTGAAGCCAACACCTGCGATGCCCACGAGACCCTCCTCCTTGCTGGCATGTTGCCCTTAGCCTCCAAAAAGAACTATAATAATCACCCCCAGAGAGCAGGCTCTTTGGGGCCCTCCTCGACAGACACGACAGTCTAGTGGCATGCACTAtgaggactgcgaaggtggtcttgGGCTCCAGCGTCACAAGGAGCGTCACGAGGACTTGCAtctgtcagtcggtagctatgaccccccttttcctcttttctttctctctttcattcccttctcttctatcgcatagttgtgtgtatcaataaagatacaattgattttacttgaactaagttctcattgcctctttttgcactctgaaatcaaaacgaaccatcacaaCCATCCTTTGGCTTGTGACAACCAGGCTGgactgggagatggagcaggagagagagggaaaggggcagTGACTTCCTCCTCAACTGCCTCGGGCTCCCAGgatatcttcctcttcctcGCGACCTTCTCCTCCATCAGGCCAAGGTTTTGAAATGAGAAACCTTGGTTTGGAGGGGACAAGAAATTCTGTACTTGTTGGATTTGATGGTCCCTCTGCCCAAGTGTGGCTGCAGAAATCAGAACCCTCTTC
The sequence above is drawn from the Prinia subflava isolate CZ2003 ecotype Zambia chromosome 33, Cam_Psub_1.2, whole genome shotgun sequence genome and encodes:
- the LOC134563047 gene encoding zinc finger protein 329-like — encoded protein: MQILGSKEERCTLGQGCGWRCFQSLELGLHEQLHDGEKPQKCSKCGESFSQGSNLIRLWGIHTGEQLYGCRGCQKRFRSSSSLIIHQRNHTGERPYECDKCGKRSQSSSHLLKHQQIHMDERPFCYPDCGICFKENSTLTRHIHTGERSNECPECGQSSSQISTRIVHQRIHMGEHPYECPVCGKSFIQISHLTVHQRNHTGERPYDHQCIHTRERPYEYHKCKKVFQSSSSLLLHQWIHTDKRWFHCPDSGMGFKQHFYLILYCSSHWGEAL